A genomic window from Vitis riparia cultivar Riparia Gloire de Montpellier isolate 1030 chromosome 18, EGFV_Vit.rip_1.0, whole genome shotgun sequence includes:
- the LOC117907160 gene encoding filament-like plant protein, which yields MEKRKWLWKRKSSEKSPGETESSGSISSHSERYSDDQDGLKSSPNHSTQSPEVTSKVATSGDEVNDNVKSLTEKLSAALLNVGAKDDLVKQHAKVAEEAVAGWEKAENEVVVLKQQLEAAVQENLVLEDRVSRLDGALKECVRQLRQAREEQEEKISEAVVKKTREWESTKFELESQLLELQTQVDAAKAEPPVPFDPDLCHMLQALEKQNSALKHELLSQSEELQALEKENSTLKLELLSQSEELEIRTIERDLSTQAAETASKQHLESIKKVAKLEAECRRLKAMARKSSSIHDHRSVAASSLHIESLTDSQSDNGEQLNMVDISLHQTSSFDVNDCEPSCSDSWASALIAELDQFKNEKVVSRNLPASSIEIDLMDDFLEMERLAALPQAEHGSRSLESQAVTNQASNEDSSLRAELETMTHRMAELEEKLEKMEAEKAELEIALTVSQDCIEASKIQLREAEMKLEEMQKELNFANESKQAFESQLIAMEAEARTMSARVGSLEAEIKKEHAMSAEIGVKCQELEDELLKKKQELEFQQAASSNSERKVKQEELAIAAGKLAECQKTIASLGKQLKSLATLEDFLTDAGNLADFSGKSVISTAGGGETWQLHSNDTFLPRRSADSSNMSAEICGPSINGNNGNSFSSLSLSASSINHLSSDKTLKGFGNQLSPTRSRSGIQLQNH from the exons ATGGAAAAAAGGAAATGGCTGTGGAAAAGGAAGTCTTCTGAGAAAAGCCCTGGTGAGACTGAAAGTTCTGGATCAATATCCTCCCACTCTGAAAGATACTCGGATGACCAG GATGGATTGAAGTCATCTCCAAATCATAGCACTCAGTCACCAGAAGTTACATCCAAAGTTGCTACCAGTGGTGATGAAGTTAATGATAATGTGAAGAGTCTGACAGAGAAATTATCAGCGGCTCTTTTGAATGTTGGTGCTAAAGATGATTTGGTTAAGCAGCATGCCAAAGTTGCTGAAGAAGCTGTTGCAG GCTGGGAAAAGGCTGAAAATGAGGTGGTGGTTTTAAAGCAACAACTTGAGGCTGCAGTTCAGGAGAACTTAGTGCTAGAAGATCGAGTGAGCCGTCTTGATGGTGCCCTCAAGGAATGTGTTAGGCAGCTAAGACAAGCAAGGGAGGAGCAGGAGGAAAAGATCAGCGAAGCAGTGGTGAAGAAAACCCGCGAGTGGGAATCCACCAAATTTGAGCTTGAGAGCCAGCTTCTTGAGCTCCAGACACAAGTAGATGCTGCTAAAGCTGAACCTCCTGTTCCTTTTGACCCAGATCTGTGCCATATGCTTCAGGCTTTGGAGAAACAGAACTCAGCCCTCAAGCATGAGCTCCTCTCTCAATCTGAGGAGCTTCAGGCTTTGGAGAAAGAGAACTCAACCCTCAAGCTTGAGCTCCTTTCTCAATCTGAGGAGTTAGAGATTAGGACAATTGAGAGAGACTTGAGTACCCAAGCAGCAGAAACAGCTAGCAAGCAACATTTAGAAAGCATAAAGAAGGTAGCAAAGCTCGAGGCTGAGTGCCGAAGGCTAAAGGCCATGGCTCGTAAATCATCTTCAATCCATGATCATAGATCTGTTGCTGCTTCTTCACTTCATATTGAATCTCTCACTGATAGCCAGTCTGACAATGGAGAGCAGTTAAACATGGTGGATATCAGTCTCCACCAGACTAGCAGCTTTGATGTGAATGATTGTGAACCAAGTTGCTCAGACTCATGGGCATCTGCCCTAATTGCTGAGCTCGACCAATTCAAGAATGAAAAGGTTGTTAGTAGAAATCTTCCTGCGTCGTCCATTGAAATTGATCTCATGGATGATTTCCTTGAGATGGAGCGACTTGCTGCCCTGCCCCAGGCCGAGCATGGAAGCCGTAGCCTTGAATCACAAGCTGTTACTAACCAGGCCAGTAATGAAGATAGTTCATTGAGAGCTGAGCTTGAAACCATGACTCATCGGATGGCTGAATTGGAAGAGAAGTTGGAGAAAATGGAAGCAGAGAAAGCTGAATTGGAGATAGCTCTAACAGTAAGTCAAGATTGTATTGAAGCATCCAAAATTCAGTTGAGAGAGGCTGAAATGAAGTTGGAGGAGATGCAAAAGGAGCTCAATTTTGCAAATGAATCAAAGCAAGCCTTTGAGTCTCAACTCATTGCAATGGAAGCAGAGGCTAGGACCATGTCTGCAAGGGTTGGTTCCCTAGAAGCAGAGATAAAAAAAGAGCATGCTATGTCAGCAGAAATTGGAGTCAAATGTCAAGAATTGGAGGATGAACTActgaaaaagaaacaagaactCGAGTTTCAGCAAGCTGCAAGCTCAAATAGTGAACGAAAGGTGAAGCAG GAGGAGCTAGCCATTGCAGCTGGAAAACTTGCAGAGTGCCAGAAGACAATAGCATCTCTGGGGAAGCAACTAAAATCTCTGGCAACACTGGAAGACTTCCTGACCGATGCCGGGAACCTAGCAGACTTCTCTGGAAAATCAGTGATTTCTACAGCAGGTGGTGGAGAAACATGGCAGTTGCATTCCAATGACACATTTTTGCCTAGAAGAAGTGCTGATTCTTCCAACATGAGTGCTGAGATTTGTGGTCCTTCAATCAATGGTAACAATGGGAATTCATTCTCATCTTTGTCCCTCTCAGCTTCATCCATAAATCATCTCAGCTCCGATAAAACTCTTAAAGGGTTTGGAAACCAGTTGTCTCCAACTAGGAGTAGGAGTGGGATTCAGCTACAAAATCATTGA
- the LOC117905924 gene encoding TLC domain-containing protein 2: MARAPQGQNKAPGAFFLATLLLWMISVLFEIVFNKRRELLSVVGGFCFYQFANWVIRSWVSKDPLLVNTCVSLLHSSITSASVIFILVNELIRAGSNGMFEHSKLVGNTWPWAYPALCFSCGYFAYDQWDMLHYRLYSGWIPSILVHHLLLLVCFTLALYRNVTINYLILTLICELHSIFLHTRKVRRMAGIRDAKSKAVKAEWVLSWITFIVARFAPHILITIKLIRDSPMFEKGVELPLALFGMGGMNLLNTFLGIDLFRAYRREKSSQHHE; the protein is encoded by the exons ATGGCAAGAGCACCTCAAGGCCAAAACAAAGCTCCAGGAGCTTTCTTCTTGGCGACTCTGCTGCTATGGATGATCTCTGTGTTGTTCGAGATTGTGTTTAACAAGAGAAGGGAGCTACTCTCTGTTGTTGGTGGCTTTTGTTTCTATCAATTTGCCAACTGGGTCATCCGCTCGTGGGTCTCCAAGGACCCTCTCCTGGTCAATACTTGCGTTTCCCTCCTCCACTCCTCCATCACCTCCGCTTCAG tgatttttattttggtcaATGAGTTGATAAGGGCGGGTTCCAATGGGATGTTTGAGCACTCAAAGCTGGTTGGGAACACTTGGCCCTGGGCATACCCAGCTCTGTGCTTTTCATGTGGCTACTTTGCGTACGATCAGTGGGATATGCTGCATTACCGATTGTACAGTGGTTGGATCCCTTCCATCCTAGTGCATCATCTGTTGCTACTTGTTTGCTTTACACTTGCATTATATCGGAATGTCACCATCAACTATCTTATTCTTACTCTCATTTGTGAG CTGCATTCTATCTTTTTGCACACGAGGAAAGTGAGACGGATGGCTGGTATTCGTGATGCAAAAAGCAAGGCAGTGAAGGCAGAATGGGTCCTCAGCTGGATCACCTTCATTGTAGCAAGGTTTGCCCCACACATTCTCATTACAATCAAGCTTATCAGAGATTCTCCAATGTTCGAAAAGGGTGTGGAGTTGCCTCTAGCATTGTTTGGGATGGGAGGGATGAATTTGCTCAACACTTTCCTGGGTATTGATCTCTTCAGAGCTTACAGGAGAGAGAAGAGTTCTCAACATCATGAATGA
- the LOC117907731 gene encoding photosystem II 22 kDa protein, chloroplastic has protein sequence MAQTMLITPSVSGHSVLDLKRQPLLQRLRPKPFSHLLLPPLPTSSSTSSPAFTTLALFKSKTKAAPPKKVAKPKPQVEDGIFGTSGGIGFTKKNELFVGRVAMIGFAASLLGEAITGKGILAQLNLETGIPIYEAEPLLLFFILFTLLGAIGALGDRGRFVDDDPPTGIEGAVIPPGKGLRSALGLREGGPLFGFTKSNELFVGRLAQLGIVFSIIGEIITGKGALAQLNIETGVPISDIEPLVLFNVIFFFFAALNPGSGKFVTDDEEE, from the exons ATGGCTCAGACCATGCTGATCACTCCTAGCGTTTCCGGGCATTCAGTGCTGGATTTGAAGAGACAGCCTCTGCTTCAGAGACTCAGGCCCAAGCCATTCTCCCACCTTCTCCTCCCTCCACTTCCCACCTCTTCCTCCACTTCATCTCCTGCATTTACAACTCTTGCTCTCTTCAAATCAAAGACCAAAGCCGCTCCTCCAAAGAAG GTTGCGAAGCCGAAGCCACAGGTTGAAGATGGAATATTTGGCACCTCTGGTGGCATTGGCTTCACCAAAAAAAATGAGCTGTTCGTGGGTCGTGTTGCCATGATCGGCTTTGCT GCATCCCTGTTGGGTGAGGCAATTACAGGGAAGGGAATCCTAGCACAATTGAATCTAGAAACTGGAATCCCTATCTACGAAGCTGAGCCACTTCTCCTCTTCTTCATCCTTTTCACCCTGCTTGGAGCCATAGGAGCTTTGGGTGACCGTGGCCGCTTCGTTGATGATGACCCTCCGACTGGAATTGAGGGGGCAGTCATCCCTCCCGGCAAAGGCCTCAGATCAGCATTAGGACTCAGGGAAGGAG GTCCTCTATTTGGATTCACAAAGTCGAATGAGCTGTTTGTGGGAAGATTGGCTCAGTTGGGCATCGTCTTCTCTATAATTGGAGAAATAATTACAGGGAAGGGAGCTCTGGCACAACTGAACATCGAGACAGGAGTTCCGATTAGTGATATCGAACCCCTCGTCCTCTTCAatgtcattttcttcttctttgctgCATTGAATCCCGGGTCGGGAAAATTTGTGACAGATGACGAAGAGGAGTAG
- the LOC117905918 gene encoding uncharacterized protein At4g08330, chloroplastic-like, translating into MENSMVLAHETQPHRDFSASSLRDVSYSCGSCGYELKLCSSNRNTKNIGSKYGKNIKRGVISFLQVDESRFTLVDEFKCIPYFISRHSWGLFCHRTKLLCRKCGNHVGNAYVRTSPYPLVLDESDSAPAPAPAPATTDISTCRKYDIRLRALQPSSSEPSAIPLLT; encoded by the exons ATGGAGAATTCGATGGTTCTCGCCCACGAAACTCAACCTCACCGGGACTTTTCTGCTTCTTCTCTAAGAGATGTCAGTTACAG CTGTGGTTCTTGTGGGTACGAACTAAAGCTTTGCTCCTCTAATCGGAACACAAAGAATATAGGCTCCAAATATGGGAAAAACATAAAACGCGGCGTCATATCATTTCTCCAAGTCGATGAGAGTAGATTTACCCTGGTTGATGAGTTCAAATGTATACCCTACTTCATCTCCAGGCACTCTTGGGGTTTGTTCTGCCACAGAACCAAACTTCTTTGCCGTAAGTGTGGCAACCATGTTGGCAATGCTTATGTCAGGACGTCTCCTTACCCACTTGTGTTGGATGAATCGGATTCTGCCCCAGCCCCAGCCCCGGCCCCAGCCACCACTGACATCTCCACTTGTAGAAAATATGACATTCGACTCCGTGCCCTGCAGCCCTCATCTTCTGAGCCCTCTGCCATTCCGCTTCTCACCTGA